A DNA window from Pseudomonas resinovorans NBRC 106553 contains the following coding sequences:
- a CDS encoding cobalamin-binding protein — protein sequence MRRLLALLALLLLCLALPATAQLRVVSLAPSLTETMLDLGASDLLVGVLDGGERPASLAGLPSVGRYGQLQAERLLSVKPDLVLLWPDSVGAAGRDQLKKLSIPQLVVEPRDLEQLAQSFITIGERIGRAEQGRQLAERFAAGLAQLRQRHAREVPLEVFYQVWDQPLYTLGGKQIVSDALRVCGARNLFADLTLPAPQVGIEAVLQRNPAVILVSEPAQLGAWQAWPQLDAVKKRQVWAVPDRGLERPSFQMLQATEKLCRLLDTAH from the coding sequence ATGCGCCGGCTGCTCGCGCTGCTCGCGCTGCTCCTGCTGTGCCTGGCGCTGCCCGCCACGGCGCAGCTGCGTGTGGTCAGCCTGGCGCCTTCCCTCACCGAAACCATGCTCGACCTCGGCGCCAGCGACTTGCTGGTGGGCGTGCTCGATGGTGGCGAGCGCCCGGCTTCACTGGCCGGCCTGCCGTCCGTGGGGCGCTACGGCCAACTCCAGGCGGAGCGCCTGCTGAGCGTCAAACCCGACCTGGTGCTGCTCTGGCCGGACAGCGTCGGCGCCGCCGGTCGTGACCAATTGAAGAAACTCTCGATTCCCCAACTGGTGGTAGAGCCCCGGGACCTGGAGCAACTGGCCCAGTCCTTCATCACCATCGGCGAGCGTATCGGCCGCGCCGAGCAAGGCCGCCAACTGGCCGAACGCTTCGCGGCAGGGCTGGCGCAGCTGCGCCAGCGCCATGCTCGCGAGGTACCGCTCGAGGTCTTCTACCAGGTGTGGGACCAGCCGCTCTACACCCTCGGCGGCAAGCAGATCGTCAGCGATGCGCTGCGGGTCTGCGGGGCAAGGAACCTCTTCGCCGACCTCACCCTGCCTGCGCCGCAGGTGGGCATCGAAGCGGTGCTGCAGCGCAATCCGGCGGTGATCCTGGTGAGCGAACCGGCGCAGCTCGGCGCCTGGCAGGCCTGGCCGCAGCTGGATGCGGTGAAGAAGCGGCAGGTCTGGGCGGTGCCCGATCGTGGCCTGGAGCGGCCGAGCTTCCAGATGCTGCAGGCCACCGAGAAGCTCTGTCGATTGCTCGATACCGCCCACTGA